A single window of Crassostrea angulata isolate pt1a10 chromosome 8, ASM2561291v2, whole genome shotgun sequence DNA harbors:
- the LOC128157746 gene encoding uncharacterized protein LOC128157746 isoform X1 has translation MAIPRGHAYAEECNNYYTLIDAMKYTKEGLEGIVKRSVEDLYERIYNKCHGIQPCVDNCTAIHGSKFKKWCDSCTKWREELSLFMNYSGHVNRVEWKLFDSRDWLKCNDSSTINQVANIFVYKCKQPKKSITDDFIDMISLFENCSYFAFGKNKGLTRDIRSIRNDFFAHNSSYTINNKDTLYCLDKFSTLLNQPLFRTDKKCNEMHKLVCDLKNSRQRVQNNNTSETKSIMQPFLRLYHNEPMIVVEKANEVISNIKNKQLTRPLHRRYDLILLVLLLYYHYIEMPWNTNNGFKPPKGCNTMDFTFPWKSDLNFKSYISVREDFVGREWMTEDIAYELLHTDRRGLLIAAELGFGKSALVSHIACSHDQISSAYPIYEKTIGIHMCRYDTNLTLSPGIFVRNMAGKLAEQFPEFGNILNTENMASDYLTNSKCIQDPHGCFDHTILYPLQNLNSSQDIIFIVDALDECIEIGPRNIFSLLNKKIHLLPQNIKFLFTSRNISTIRVNLPPGVSVYQTHLFREKSLGDIKKYISHRLENNSVNEQYQTLLSSSNLDETLEKLADLVDGNFLFLTNAFDFWVRVGNINAFPDKMEHIYRLNVLRIFDKSENIFEDVRSIIEILCASQGLIKESLLYEILNVYDFKRRKYFSRLLSNELSHFIQRASENVVFTNKRIADFFSRQDNLENDFYIFQQNGHKLIAKFFLKHLENQHANISVTLLKDTFRHVALSEDKTLKNRLINEISSHTNESKYSFLMHYIAASLNSYDAMSIAILSMSHSNIDMKDPGKSTASFIAATYGNDNALAALIERGSDVNYQRPPPVFIQLKHFQDPIHFCKYNIFCGYNLANIASQNGHANVLKFLIKYNINLCHETSLGLNSFHLASEHDHVHILRILMSSKLCNWTSSFDQALYLSAKNGHVRVVKYLLSINATDNCVPCSNFIHWIPKGKSRLQTYTRMPNLPYERDYKNYLLRDDRRFYFCESALDIAVQNNHLEVFKILVGQKENALNCVSARGMTPAITAVVFNSKDVIYHFLQSGLPLNDTCTVRHIKKRFKNYDEDMDNETFCKNDLSFWHMLAIHSSPEIFTNVSNNAKYDYVWKLTDNNGATPFHHACCNRRVEYGSFFMLASHILDRTLNGSTPAHSAAVCLNVIPIYIFMKYKNLPIDIKDYSYKNILHYFATSTQNTMSISIDFLSKFINESYDKLISEQDSDGRTPLHFAAMSGNTLLIKNDYWNITFQPDHYMIRDKFNSSVLDILFEYMPSFQPILGKFTLKLPYGCDFDDLLRTPGCAKIRLKILDNFEMFAFKALSDLKGTNLLRKRNIFSFMNEALKKNRFYVLHMIKVFFPKLYQSVSKSNVHLFFGQLFQKSIYPNLILSSTVLPDLMKYACESRKQYGYLWYMFYDSQRKFWPMYTIWNGTQLYNVMDLVLRKCTQRDLWKAAVKGGNLYPLLNTGIRKLADYNITNFVHLAPCIIPQSKYLAPNLKLIANTNSYLSMPDVTPFSHPVALQFILHSGLKIQYSTHCLQNTPDLSIYHIWVSKGFWSLYEFSEDKELLKCKNRYKITPAHLAYFFNHSSPYQENIDTKRFIDNHFSALFFKVVMDFRTFVFPEHSKAWTCVQYVHKFNRMSLKKLLFLGSLENEICSLISKLYQVDWDLVFHIFSFKNIQKFVDLKQPFEFINYIQHIRTTCQYKKDISPSQHVSKFYKANKIVNSECLNPVDFLKSRFCLKYITFLNKQRKHVNYKIESILVMYFPLCYLIYHRFIIELPDLAQKNTMEIIQIMNAYGSTPFFHNNPKYNYWNKLRSPFTNPFRTMTQTILSSDVAHILSWIRFPALEIEQDEFHSEKEKHAFVSYNYPLSMYENLTKNLT, from the exons ATGGCGATTCCAAGGGGTCATGCTTATGCCGAAGAATGTAACAATTATTATACGCTCATTGATGCGATGAAGTATACGAAAGAAGGTTTGGAAGGTATAGTGAAACGTTCTGTGGAAGATTTGTACGAGAGGATTTACAACAAGTGTCATGGAATACAACCGTGTGTCGACAACTGCACTGCAATTCAtgggtcaaagtttaaaaagtgGTGCGACTCGTGTACGAAGTGGAGAGAGGAATTATCTCTGTTTATGAACTATTCTGGTCATGTAAATCGAGTTGAGTGGAAACTATTTGACTCCAGAGATTGGTTAAAATGTAATGATTCGTCTACAATAAATCAGGTCgccaatatttttgtttataaatgtaaaCAGCCTAAAAAATCGATTACGGACGATTTCATCGATATGATTTCGTTATTTGAAAACTGTTCTTATTTTgcttttggaaaaaataaaggACTTACGAGGGATATTCGGTCTATTAGAAATGATTTTTTCGCACACAATTCCTCTTATACAATAAACAACAAAGATACATTATACTGTCTGGATAAGTTTTCTACTCTTTTGAATCAACCGCTGTTTCGGACGGACAAGAAGTGCAATGAAATGCATAAACTTGTATGTGATCTAAAGAATTCTAGACAACGAGTTCAAAACAACAATACTTCAGAAACTAAATCGATAATGCAACCTTTTCTTCGACTTTATCACAATGAACCAATGATTGTTGTGGAGAAGGCCAATGAGGTAatatcaaacataaaaaacaaacaattaacACGGCCATTACACAGAAGATATGACCTAATACTGCTGGTGCTCTTGTTATATTACCATTATATTGAAATGCCTTGGAATACTAACAACGGTTTCAAACCACCGAAAG gATGCAACACTATGGACTTTACATTTCCATGGAAAAGTGACTTGAACTTTAAATCCTATATCAGCGTTCGGGAGGATTTCGTAGGAAGAGAATGGATGACTGAAGACATAGCTTACGAACTACTACATACTGATCGCAGAGGACTCTTGATTGCAGCAGAATTAGGATTCGGTAAATCTGCGCTTGTTTCACATATTGCTTGTAGCCATGATCAAATTTCATCGGCGTATccaatatatgaaaaaacaatTGGGATTCATATGTGTCGATATGatacaaatttaactcttaGTCCAGGAATATTTGTACGCAATATGGCAGGGAAACTTGCAGAACAATTTCCTGAATTTGGAAATATTCTGAATACAGAAAATATGGCATCCGATTATCTAACCAATTCAAAATGCATCCAGGATCCACACGGATGTTTTGATCACACTATTTTGTATCCACTTCAGAATTTAAACTCAAGTcaagatattattttcattgttgACGCCTTAGATGAGTGTATTGAAATTGGAcctagaaatattttttccctgTTAAATAAGAAAATTCATCTTTTGCcccaaaacataaaatttttatttacttctCGAAACATATCAACTATCAGAGTAAACCTTCCACCAGGAGTTTCTGTTTATCAGACACATTTATTTCGGGAAAAAAGTTTAggtgatataaaaaaatatataagtcaCAGACTTGAAAATAATTCTGtcaatgaacaatatcaaacaTTATTATCTAGTTCAAACTTAGACGAAACGTTAGAAAAACTGGCAGACCTTGTAGATggaaattttctatttttaacaaatgcatttgatttttGGGTAAGAGTTGGCAATATAAACGCATTTCCTGATAAAATGGAACATATTTATCGTTTAAATGTTTTACGGATATTTGATAAATCAGAAAATATATTCGAAGATGTGCGATCCATAATAGAAATACTATGTGCATCCCAAGGATTAATTAAGGAGTCTTTActatatgaaattttgaatgtatATGACTTTAAGAGGAGGAAGTATTTTTCTCGATTACTGTCGAATGAATTATCCCATTTTATACAAAGAGCATCTGAGAACGTAGTTTTTACCAACAAACGGATTGCTGATTTTTTCTCTAGACAAGATAATttggaaaatgatttttacattttccaacAAAATGGGCATAAACTGATTGctaaatttttcttaaaacatctTGAGAATCAACATGCTAATATAAGTGTAACATTGTTAAAGGACACATTTCGACACGTGGCTCTTTCTGAagacaaaactttaaaaaacagATTGATCAATGAGATTTCTAGTCATACAAATGAAAGTAAGTACTCTTTTCTGATGCATTACATTGCGGCATCTTTAAATTCTTACGACGCTATGTCAATAGCGATTCTTTCGATGTCTCATTCAAATATTGATATGAAGGACCCCGGGAAATCAACGGCATCCTTTATTGCTGCTACCTACGGCAATGACAATGCATTGGCCGCTTTGATTGAACGTGGATCTGATGTAAACTACCAAAGACCCCCGCCTGTCTTTATTCAACTTAAACATTTTCAGGACCCTATACATTTTtgcaaatataatatattttgtggATACAATCTTGCAAACATTGCCTCTCAAAATGGTCacgcaaatgttttaaaatttcttattAAGTATAACATCAATCTTTGTCATGAAACCTCTCTGGGTCTTAATTCGTTCCATCTTGCTTCTGAACATGATCACGTGCACATACTTCGCATTCTTATGTCATCGAAATTGTGTAACTGGACTTCCAGCTTTGACCAGGCCCTATATCTCAGTGCAAAAAATGGCCATGTCCGTGTTGTTAAGTATCTACTCTCTATAAATGCTACTGACAATTGTGTACCTTGCTCCAATTTTATTCACTGGATCCCGAAGGGAAAATCAAGACTTCAGACTTACACACGTATGCCAAATCTACCATACGAACGCGATTACAAGAACTACCTTTTAAGAGATGACAGGCGTTTTTATTTCTGCGAATCTGCTTTAGATATTGCAGTTCAAAACAATCATTtagaagtttttaaaattctagTTGGTCAAAAAGAAAATGCCCTTAACTGTGTAAGTGCTCGAGGGATGACACCCGCTATCACAGCTGTGGTTTTTAACAGTAAAGATgttatttatcattttcttcAGTCAGGGTTACCTTTGAATGACACATGTACGGTTCGACATATAAAGAAACGGTTTAAAAATTATGATGAAGACATGGATAATGAAACATTTTGCAAAAATGATCTATCATTTTGGCATATGCTAGCTATTCACTCATCGCCAGAAATTTTCACAAATGTGAGCAACAATGCAAAATATGATTATGTATGGAAGTTAACAGATAATAATGGAGCTACACCATTTCATCATGCTTGTTGCAATCGTCGTGTAGAATATGGATCTTTTTTCATGCTTGCTTCCCATATTTTGGATAGAACTCTTAATGGATCAACACCAGCCCACTCTGCTGCCGTTTGCTTAAATGTTAttccaatatatatatttatgaagtACAAAAATCTTCCCATAGATATCAAGGATTATAGTTATAAAAACATCTTACATTATTTTGCAACTTCTACACAAAATACAATGTCGATATCTATTGATTTCCTGTCTAAATTTATCAATGAAAGTTATGACAAACTTATAAGTGAACAGGATTCTGATGGTAGAACACCATTACATTTTGCTGCTATGTCGGGAAATACTTTACTGATAAAGAATGATTACTGGAACATCACATTTCAACCTGATCACTATATGATTAGAGACAAGTTTAATTCGTCTGTATTGGACATTCTCTTTGAATATATGCCTTCTTTTCAGCCAATATTAGGAAAGTTTACCTTAAAACTGCCTTATGGTTGCGACTTTGACGATTTGCTTAGAACACCAGGGTGCGCCAAAAtacgtttgaaaattttggacaattttgaaatgtttgcatttaaaGCACTATCAGATTTAAAAGGAACCAATCTTTTacgtaaaagaaatattttttcttttatgaatgAAGCGTTGAAAAAGAACCGGTTTTATGTACTCCACatgataaaagtttttttcccAAAGCTCTATCAATCAGTCAGTAAATCAAATGTGCATTTGTTTTTTGgtcaattatttcaaaaatcaatatatCCTAACTTGATATTGTCTTCAACGGTTTTACCCGATCTTATGAAGTATGCATGCGAGAGTAGAAAACAGTATGGGTATCTGTGGTATATGTTTTACGACAGTCAGAGAAAATTTTGGCCAATGTATACGATTTGGAATGGAACACAGCTGTACAATGTAATGGATTTAGTGCTCAGAAAGTGTACCCAAAGAGATCTTTGGAAAGCTGCTGTAAAAGGAGGAAACCTTTATCCTTTGCTTAATACGGGCATTAGAAAACTGGCTGATTAcaatattacaaattttgttcacCTCGCACCATGTATTATACCGCAGTCAAAATATCTAGCACCAAACTTGAAACTCATAGCTAATACCAACAGTTATTTATCAATGCCAGATGTTACACCATTTTCCCATCCTGTAGCATTACAGTTTATTCTGCATTcaggtttaaaaatacaatattccACTCACTGTTTACAAAATACACCAGACCTCAGCATTTACCACATTTGGGTATCAAAGGGATTTTGGTCCCTTTACGAATTTTCCGAAGACAAAGAACTATTGAAATGTAAAAATAGATATAAGATAACTCCAGCTCATTTAgcttatttttttaaccattcATCGCCTTATCAGGAGAATATAGACACAAAACGATTTATTGACAATCATTTTAGCGCACTTTTTTTCAAAGTAGTAATGGATTTTCGCACTTTTGTATTTCCAGAGCACTCCAAGGCTTGGACATGTGTTCAGTATGTGCATAAATTTAACAGAATGTCTCTAAAGAAATTACTATTTTTGGGGAGTCTAGAAAATGAAATCTGCAGCTTAATATCTAAATTGTACCAGGTAGACTGGGATTTGGTTTTCCATATATTTTCGTTCAAGAATATACAAAAATTTGTTGACTTGAAACAACCatttgaatttatcaattacatTCAGCATATTCGCACAACCTGTCAATACAAGAAAGATATCTCTCCATCCCAACATGTATCTAAATTCTATAAGGCGAATAAAATTGTCAACAGCGAATGTTTAAATCCAGTAGATTTTTTGAAGAGCcggttttgtttaaaatacattacctttttgaacaaacaaagaaaacatgTGAACTATAAAATAGAGTCAATTTTAGTTATGTATTTTCCTTTGTGTTATTTGATTTACCACAGATTTATAATAGAACTTCCTGATTTGGCGCAAAAGAATACAATGGAAATCATTCAAATTATGAATGCTTACGGATCCACCCCTTTCTTTCACAATAATCCAAAATATAACTATTGGAATAAACTCAGATCTCCATTTACTAATCCCTTTCGAACTATGACACAGACTATTCTCAGTTCAGACGTAGCCCATATCTTGTCTTGGATAAGATTTCCAGCACTAGAAATAGAACAAGATGAGTTTCATTCTGAAAAGGAAAAACATGCGTTTGTATCTTATAACTATCCtttgtccatgtatgaaaaTTTAACTAAAAACTTAACTTAA
- the LOC128157746 gene encoding uncharacterized protein LOC128157746 isoform X2, translated as MDFTFPWKSDLNFKSYISVREDFVGREWMTEDIAYELLHTDRRGLLIAAELGFGKSALVSHIACSHDQISSAYPIYEKTIGIHMCRYDTNLTLSPGIFVRNMAGKLAEQFPEFGNILNTENMASDYLTNSKCIQDPHGCFDHTILYPLQNLNSSQDIIFIVDALDECIEIGPRNIFSLLNKKIHLLPQNIKFLFTSRNISTIRVNLPPGVSVYQTHLFREKSLGDIKKYISHRLENNSVNEQYQTLLSSSNLDETLEKLADLVDGNFLFLTNAFDFWVRVGNINAFPDKMEHIYRLNVLRIFDKSENIFEDVRSIIEILCASQGLIKESLLYEILNVYDFKRRKYFSRLLSNELSHFIQRASENVVFTNKRIADFFSRQDNLENDFYIFQQNGHKLIAKFFLKHLENQHANISVTLLKDTFRHVALSEDKTLKNRLINEISSHTNESKYSFLMHYIAASLNSYDAMSIAILSMSHSNIDMKDPGKSTASFIAATYGNDNALAALIERGSDVNYQRPPPVFIQLKHFQDPIHFCKYNIFCGYNLANIASQNGHANVLKFLIKYNINLCHETSLGLNSFHLASEHDHVHILRILMSSKLCNWTSSFDQALYLSAKNGHVRVVKYLLSINATDNCVPCSNFIHWIPKGKSRLQTYTRMPNLPYERDYKNYLLRDDRRFYFCESALDIAVQNNHLEVFKILVGQKENALNCVSARGMTPAITAVVFNSKDVIYHFLQSGLPLNDTCTVRHIKKRFKNYDEDMDNETFCKNDLSFWHMLAIHSSPEIFTNVSNNAKYDYVWKLTDNNGATPFHHACCNRRVEYGSFFMLASHILDRTLNGSTPAHSAAVCLNVIPIYIFMKYKNLPIDIKDYSYKNILHYFATSTQNTMSISIDFLSKFINESYDKLISEQDSDGRTPLHFAAMSGNTLLIKNDYWNITFQPDHYMIRDKFNSSVLDILFEYMPSFQPILGKFTLKLPYGCDFDDLLRTPGCAKIRLKILDNFEMFAFKALSDLKGTNLLRKRNIFSFMNEALKKNRFYVLHMIKVFFPKLYQSVSKSNVHLFFGQLFQKSIYPNLILSSTVLPDLMKYACESRKQYGYLWYMFYDSQRKFWPMYTIWNGTQLYNVMDLVLRKCTQRDLWKAAVKGGNLYPLLNTGIRKLADYNITNFVHLAPCIIPQSKYLAPNLKLIANTNSYLSMPDVTPFSHPVALQFILHSGLKIQYSTHCLQNTPDLSIYHIWVSKGFWSLYEFSEDKELLKCKNRYKITPAHLAYFFNHSSPYQENIDTKRFIDNHFSALFFKVVMDFRTFVFPEHSKAWTCVQYVHKFNRMSLKKLLFLGSLENEICSLISKLYQVDWDLVFHIFSFKNIQKFVDLKQPFEFINYIQHIRTTCQYKKDISPSQHVSKFYKANKIVNSECLNPVDFLKSRFCLKYITFLNKQRKHVNYKIESILVMYFPLCYLIYHRFIIELPDLAQKNTMEIIQIMNAYGSTPFFHNNPKYNYWNKLRSPFTNPFRTMTQTILSSDVAHILSWIRFPALEIEQDEFHSEKEKHAFVSYNYPLSMYENLTKNLT; from the coding sequence ATGGACTTTACATTTCCATGGAAAAGTGACTTGAACTTTAAATCCTATATCAGCGTTCGGGAGGATTTCGTAGGAAGAGAATGGATGACTGAAGACATAGCTTACGAACTACTACATACTGATCGCAGAGGACTCTTGATTGCAGCAGAATTAGGATTCGGTAAATCTGCGCTTGTTTCACATATTGCTTGTAGCCATGATCAAATTTCATCGGCGTATccaatatatgaaaaaacaatTGGGATTCATATGTGTCGATATGatacaaatttaactcttaGTCCAGGAATATTTGTACGCAATATGGCAGGGAAACTTGCAGAACAATTTCCTGAATTTGGAAATATTCTGAATACAGAAAATATGGCATCCGATTATCTAACCAATTCAAAATGCATCCAGGATCCACACGGATGTTTTGATCACACTATTTTGTATCCACTTCAGAATTTAAACTCAAGTcaagatattattttcattgttgACGCCTTAGATGAGTGTATTGAAATTGGAcctagaaatattttttccctgTTAAATAAGAAAATTCATCTTTTGCcccaaaacataaaatttttatttacttctCGAAACATATCAACTATCAGAGTAAACCTTCCACCAGGAGTTTCTGTTTATCAGACACATTTATTTCGGGAAAAAAGTTTAggtgatataaaaaaatatataagtcaCAGACTTGAAAATAATTCTGtcaatgaacaatatcaaacaTTATTATCTAGTTCAAACTTAGACGAAACGTTAGAAAAACTGGCAGACCTTGTAGATggaaattttctatttttaacaaatgcatttgatttttGGGTAAGAGTTGGCAATATAAACGCATTTCCTGATAAAATGGAACATATTTATCGTTTAAATGTTTTACGGATATTTGATAAATCAGAAAATATATTCGAAGATGTGCGATCCATAATAGAAATACTATGTGCATCCCAAGGATTAATTAAGGAGTCTTTActatatgaaattttgaatgtatATGACTTTAAGAGGAGGAAGTATTTTTCTCGATTACTGTCGAATGAATTATCCCATTTTATACAAAGAGCATCTGAGAACGTAGTTTTTACCAACAAACGGATTGCTGATTTTTTCTCTAGACAAGATAATttggaaaatgatttttacattttccaacAAAATGGGCATAAACTGATTGctaaatttttcttaaaacatctTGAGAATCAACATGCTAATATAAGTGTAACATTGTTAAAGGACACATTTCGACACGTGGCTCTTTCTGAagacaaaactttaaaaaacagATTGATCAATGAGATTTCTAGTCATACAAATGAAAGTAAGTACTCTTTTCTGATGCATTACATTGCGGCATCTTTAAATTCTTACGACGCTATGTCAATAGCGATTCTTTCGATGTCTCATTCAAATATTGATATGAAGGACCCCGGGAAATCAACGGCATCCTTTATTGCTGCTACCTACGGCAATGACAATGCATTGGCCGCTTTGATTGAACGTGGATCTGATGTAAACTACCAAAGACCCCCGCCTGTCTTTATTCAACTTAAACATTTTCAGGACCCTATACATTTTtgcaaatataatatattttgtggATACAATCTTGCAAACATTGCCTCTCAAAATGGTCacgcaaatgttttaaaatttcttattAAGTATAACATCAATCTTTGTCATGAAACCTCTCTGGGTCTTAATTCGTTCCATCTTGCTTCTGAACATGATCACGTGCACATACTTCGCATTCTTATGTCATCGAAATTGTGTAACTGGACTTCCAGCTTTGACCAGGCCCTATATCTCAGTGCAAAAAATGGCCATGTCCGTGTTGTTAAGTATCTACTCTCTATAAATGCTACTGACAATTGTGTACCTTGCTCCAATTTTATTCACTGGATCCCGAAGGGAAAATCAAGACTTCAGACTTACACACGTATGCCAAATCTACCATACGAACGCGATTACAAGAACTACCTTTTAAGAGATGACAGGCGTTTTTATTTCTGCGAATCTGCTTTAGATATTGCAGTTCAAAACAATCATTtagaagtttttaaaattctagTTGGTCAAAAAGAAAATGCCCTTAACTGTGTAAGTGCTCGAGGGATGACACCCGCTATCACAGCTGTGGTTTTTAACAGTAAAGATgttatttatcattttcttcAGTCAGGGTTACCTTTGAATGACACATGTACGGTTCGACATATAAAGAAACGGTTTAAAAATTATGATGAAGACATGGATAATGAAACATTTTGCAAAAATGATCTATCATTTTGGCATATGCTAGCTATTCACTCATCGCCAGAAATTTTCACAAATGTGAGCAACAATGCAAAATATGATTATGTATGGAAGTTAACAGATAATAATGGAGCTACACCATTTCATCATGCTTGTTGCAATCGTCGTGTAGAATATGGATCTTTTTTCATGCTTGCTTCCCATATTTTGGATAGAACTCTTAATGGATCAACACCAGCCCACTCTGCTGCCGTTTGCTTAAATGTTAttccaatatatatatttatgaagtACAAAAATCTTCCCATAGATATCAAGGATTATAGTTATAAAAACATCTTACATTATTTTGCAACTTCTACACAAAATACAATGTCGATATCTATTGATTTCCTGTCTAAATTTATCAATGAAAGTTATGACAAACTTATAAGTGAACAGGATTCTGATGGTAGAACACCATTACATTTTGCTGCTATGTCGGGAAATACTTTACTGATAAAGAATGATTACTGGAACATCACATTTCAACCTGATCACTATATGATTAGAGACAAGTTTAATTCGTCTGTATTGGACATTCTCTTTGAATATATGCCTTCTTTTCAGCCAATATTAGGAAAGTTTACCTTAAAACTGCCTTATGGTTGCGACTTTGACGATTTGCTTAGAACACCAGGGTGCGCCAAAAtacgtttgaaaattttggacaattttgaaatgtttgcatttaaaGCACTATCAGATTTAAAAGGAACCAATCTTTTacgtaaaagaaatattttttcttttatgaatgAAGCGTTGAAAAAGAACCGGTTTTATGTACTCCACatgataaaagtttttttcccAAAGCTCTATCAATCAGTCAGTAAATCAAATGTGCATTTGTTTTTTGgtcaattatttcaaaaatcaatatatCCTAACTTGATATTGTCTTCAACGGTTTTACCCGATCTTATGAAGTATGCATGCGAGAGTAGAAAACAGTATGGGTATCTGTGGTATATGTTTTACGACAGTCAGAGAAAATTTTGGCCAATGTATACGATTTGGAATGGAACACAGCTGTACAATGTAATGGATTTAGTGCTCAGAAAGTGTACCCAAAGAGATCTTTGGAAAGCTGCTGTAAAAGGAGGAAACCTTTATCCTTTGCTTAATACGGGCATTAGAAAACTGGCTGATTAcaatattacaaattttgttcacCTCGCACCATGTATTATACCGCAGTCAAAATATCTAGCACCAAACTTGAAACTCATAGCTAATACCAACAGTTATTTATCAATGCCAGATGTTACACCATTTTCCCATCCTGTAGCATTACAGTTTATTCTGCATTcaggtttaaaaatacaatattccACTCACTGTTTACAAAATACACCAGACCTCAGCATTTACCACATTTGGGTATCAAAGGGATTTTGGTCCCTTTACGAATTTTCCGAAGACAAAGAACTATTGAAATGTAAAAATAGATATAAGATAACTCCAGCTCATTTAgcttatttttttaaccattcATCGCCTTATCAGGAGAATATAGACACAAAACGATTTATTGACAATCATTTTAGCGCACTTTTTTTCAAAGTAGTAATGGATTTTCGCACTTTTGTATTTCCAGAGCACTCCAAGGCTTGGACATGTGTTCAGTATGTGCATAAATTTAACAGAATGTCTCTAAAGAAATTACTATTTTTGGGGAGTCTAGAAAATGAAATCTGCAGCTTAATATCTAAATTGTACCAGGTAGACTGGGATTTGGTTTTCCATATATTTTCGTTCAAGAATATACAAAAATTTGTTGACTTGAAACAACCatttgaatttatcaattacatTCAGCATATTCGCACAACCTGTCAATACAAGAAAGATATCTCTCCATCCCAACATGTATCTAAATTCTATAAGGCGAATAAAATTGTCAACAGCGAATGTTTAAATCCAGTAGATTTTTTGAAGAGCcggttttgtttaaaatacattacctttttgaacaaacaaagaaaacatgTGAACTATAAAATAGAGTCAATTTTAGTTATGTATTTTCCTTTGTGTTATTTGATTTACCACAGATTTATAATAGAACTTCCTGATTTGGCGCAAAAGAATACAATGGAAATCATTCAAATTATGAATGCTTACGGATCCACCCCTTTCTTTCACAATAATCCAAAATATAACTATTGGAATAAACTCAGATCTCCATTTACTAATCCCTTTCGAACTATGACACAGACTATTCTCAGTTCAGACGTAGCCCATATCTTGTCTTGGATAAGATTTCCAGCACTAGAAATAGAACAAGATGAGTTTCATTCTGAAAAGGAAAAACATGCGTTTGTATCTTATAACTATCCtttgtccatgtatgaaaaTTTAACTAAAAACTTAACTTAA